In Acidobacteriota bacterium, the DNA window CCGCCTCGGCGCCGATGAGTCGCTGCTGCTGGTCACCCTGCACCACATCGTCGCCGATGGCTGGTCCCTGGGAGTGCTGGTGGGCGACCTGGCGGCGCTCTACGAGGCCGAGCGCCTGGGGGCACCGTCCCCCCTCGGCGCTCTGCCGGTGCAATTCTCCGACTACGCCGCCTGGCAGCGGCGCCGGTTGGAAGCTTCGGAGGACAAGGCCCGGGAAGGAGAGCCCAGCGGCCTGGAGAAGCTGCTCGACTATTGGCGCGGCGAGCTCGGGCACCGGGAGCTGATTCTCGAGCTGCCCACCGACCATCCGCGGCCCCTGGAACCCTCCGCCGAGGGCGGCGAGGCCTCCCTCACCGTGGCACCGGAAGTGGTTCAAGGCCTGGTGCAGCACGGCCGGGAGCACGGCGCCACCCTCTTCATGGTGGTGGCGGCGGCGCTCCAGACCCTGCTCCACCGCCTCAGCCAGCAGGACGAGGTGGCCATCGGCACCGCCGTCGCCAACCGTCCGCGGGCGGAGCTGGAGCCCCTCATCGGCTGCTTCGTCAACCTGCTGGTGCTCGCCCAGGACACTCCCGGCGGCCGCTCCTTCGAGGAGCTCCTGGCGGCGGTGAGCCAATCCGTGGTGGGCGCCTTCGAGCACCAGGAGCTACCCTTCGAGCGCCTGGTGGAGGCGCTGGACCCACAGCGGGATCTGGGCCGCCACCCCCTCTTCCAGGTGCTGCTGCTGTTCCAGAACGCGCCGGTGCCGCGCATCGAGCTGCCGGGGCTGGTGCTGAGCTCGGTGGACGTGCCCGCGGGCACCTCGCCCTACGACCTCATCGTCACCCTGGCGGAGCAGCAGGGCGGCCTGGGGGGAACCCTCAAATACCGCCGCGACCTCTTCGACGCCGCCACCGGCGAGCGCTGGGCGCGAGCCTTCGAGACCTTGTTGGGCGGCCTCGCCAAGGGCTTCGAGCCACGCCTCGACACCCTGCCGGTGCTCACCGCCGCCGAGCGCCACCAGCTGGTCCACGGCTGGAACGCCACGGACCGACCTCTCGCCGCCCTCGAGGAGTCGGTGAGCCGGCGCTTCCGCCGAACCTGTGCGGACCGGAGCGAAGCGCCGGCGCTGGTGGCCGGCGAGGAGAGCCTTTCCTACGGCCAGCTGGGGCGCCGGGTGGCGCGCCTTTCCCGGCGGTTGCGCCAGGCTGGGTTCGATGCTGGGGTCGGTGCCGGCGTCGGCCCGGAGCAGCCGGTGGCGGTGTGCCTGCCGCGCTCGACGGAGCTGGTGGTGGCGCTGCTGGCGGTGCTCGACGCCGGCGCCCCCTATCTGCCCCTGGACCCCGAGTACCCGCGGGAGCGCTTGGCCTTCATGCTCGAAGACTCCGGCGCCGGAGCGCTGATCACCACCGCCGAGCTGGCGGAGCGACTGAGCGGGTCCTCCGCCGCGGCGCCGGTGGTGATCGATCCGCTGCAGGAGGAACCCTCCACCGAAGATTCTGCTTCCCAAGAGGCCCCGCCCGAAGAGAGCTGGCCCGAGCTGAGCTGGCCCGAGCTGAGAGGCAGCGCCGCGGAGACTCTGGCCTATTTGATCTACACCTCCGGCTCCACCGGCCGGCCCAAGGGCGTCATGGTGCCCCACCGCACCCTCGCCGGCTTCCTGGCGGCCATGGACGAGGTTCTCGGCGACGAGCCCAAGACCTGGCTGGCGGTGACCAGCGTCTCCTTCGACATCTCGGTGCTGGAGCTCCTGTGGACCCTTTCCCGAGGCCACCGGGTGGTCCTCGCCGGCGCCCAGGAGCTTTCCGGCGCCCAGGTCCTCGCCGCCAAAGCCCCCGGCGAGCCGATGCGGGGTTCCGCTCACGGTCAGCAGGCCCGCAGCCAGCAGGCCCGAGGCCAGCAAAACCGGGGCCAGCAAGATCGGGGCCGCGACCTGAGCCTCGCGTACTTCGCCAGTGAGGCAACACGTGAGGCAAAGAGGGAGAGTCCGGAGGACAACGACCCCTACCGCCTGCTCCTCGAAGGTGCGCGCTTCGCCGACCGCCACGGCTTCCGCGCCGTGTGGACTCCGGAGCGTCACTTCCACGCCTTCGGCGGCCCCTTCCCCAACCCCGCCCTCACCGGCGCCCTGGTGGCCGGGGTCACCGAGCGCCTGGAGATCCGCGCCGGCAGCGTGGTGCTGCCGCTGACCTCGCCGGTGCGGGTGGCGGAGGATTGGGCGCTGCTGGACAACGCCTCCCGCGGCCGGGTAGGCGTCGCCTTCGCCTCCGGCTGGCACGCCAACGACTTCGTCCTGGCGCCGGAGAACTTCACCCAGCGCAAGGAGCTGGTGCGCCAGGGCATCGAGCAGGTGCGGGCCCTGTGGCGCGGCGAGGCCGTGGCCCTGCCCAACGGTCTGGGGGAGACCCTCGCGGTGCGAACCTATCCGCGGCCTCTGCAACCGGAGCTGCCGGTGTGGACCACCGCCGCCGGCAACCCGGAGACCTTCGCCCTCGCCGGCGAGCTGGGCACCGGCGTGCTGACCCACATGCTGGGACAGGACCTGGCGGCGCTGGAGGAGAAGATCGGCGTCTACCGCGAGGCCCTGGCGCGCCACCATCCCGGCCATCCGGGGCACGTGGCGGTGATGCTCCACACCTTCGTCGCCGACGACCTGGAACCGGCCCGGCAGGCGCTGCGGCGCTATCTGCGCAGCTCTGCCGATCTCATCGGCTCGCTGGTGCCGGAGGGCACGCCGACGGAGGAGGAGGAGCGGGAGATCGAGGCCCTGCTGGAGGCCCACGTCGGCCGCTATCTGAACGGCGCTTCCCTCATCGGCGACCAGCGCCGTGGCCGCGAGATCCTCGAGGCGATGAGCGCCGCCGGTGCCGACGAGGTGGCGTGCCTCCTCGACTTCGGCGTCGCCACCGACGACGCCCTCGGCGCCCTGGAGCCCCTGGACGCCCTGCGCCGGGACTGGCAGGGGGAGAACCCGCCGACGGTGGCCTTGCCGGCCTTCCGCCCCCGGACCCCGGAAGCGGTCACCGAAAGCCTCGCCGGGCTGATCCGCCGCCACCGCGTCACCCACCTCCAATGCACCCCGTCGCTGGCCCGCATGCTCGCCCTCGACCCCGACTCCCGCCCCGCCCTGGCGGAGCTCGACGCGCTGCTGGTGGGGGGCGAGGCGCTGCCGGCGGAACTGGCCCAGGATCTGGCCACGGTGCTGATGGGCCGTCTGCTCAACATGTACGGCCCCACCGAGACGACGGTGTGGTCCAGCTGCCACCCGGTGGCCGGCGAGGGGGCGACGGTGCCTATCGGCCAAGCAGTGCCCATCGGCCAAGCGGTGGCCAACACCCAGATCCACCTGCTGGACCGTTCCGGCGGCTTGGTGCCGGTGGGAACACCAGGGGAGGTGATGATCGGGGGAGTGGGCGTGGTGCGGGGCTATCACGGCCGCCCGGCTCTCACCGCCCAGCGCTTCCTGCCGGATCCCTACGCCGCCGAGCCCGGCGCTCGCCTGTACCGCACCGGGGACCTGGCGCGGCGGCGCGGCGACGGCGTGCTGCTCTTCCAGGGCCGGGTCGACCAGCAGGTCAAGATCCGCGGCCACCGCATCGAGCCCGGGGAGATCGAGGCGCACCTGGAGGCACGGCCGGAGGTGCGGGAAGCGGCGGTGGTGGCCACCCGCGGCAGCACCGGCGACACCCGCCTGATGGCCTACGTGGTGCCCACCCGGCGCGCCGCCCTCACCCCCGCCGTCGACGCCCAGCGGCGGCGCTCGCTCCTCGCCGGCCGGCTGGAAGTGCGGCTGCCCAACGGCATGGTGGTCACCCACTTGAGCGACTTCCAGGCGAACAATATGTACCGGGAGATCTTCGAGACCGAGACCTACCTGCAGCACGGGGTGACCCTCGACGAAGGCGCCTGCGTCTTCGACGTCGGGGCCAACGTCGGCCTCTTCACCCTCTTCGTGCACCATGCCAGCCCCGGCGCCCGGGTCTACTCCTTCGAGCCCATGCCCGACACCCACGGCGCCCTGGCCACCAACGTCGCCCTCTACGATCTCGACGTGGTGCTCTTCGACCAGGGTGTCTCCGACGAGCCGGGGGAGGCGGAGTTCACCTTCTACCCCCACATGCCGGGCATGTCGAGCCGCTTCGCCGACCCCGAGGAGGACAAGCGGGAGACCGCCAGCCTGATCCAGGCCTGGCTGCGGGAGGAAGCCTCCGAGGGCGCCCGCTCGGTGCTCGACCAGCAGCAGCTCACCGAGTACCTGGACCAGCAATTCGAGAGCCGCCGGGTGCGCCGCTCGCTGATCACCCTGACGGAGGTGGTGCAACGCTACGGCGTCGAGCGCATCGACCTGCTCAAGATCGACGTCGAGCGCAGCGAGATGCACGTCATGCGCGGCCTCGACGACGAGCTCTGGCCGCGGGTGCGCCAGGTGGTGGCGGAGGTCCACGGCGACGACCTGCGGGACCAATGCACCGACTTCCTGGAGGCCCACGGCTTCGAGGTGGCCATCGACGATCACGTGGTGGTGGAAGACGACCATCCGTCGCCGGTGCGGGTGTACATGATCTACGCCCGGCGCCCGGAGGACGGCGGCATCCAGCCGTCGGCCCCTCTTGCTGCCAGCACCGCTGCTGCCGACACCGCCGCGGATTCCGCCGACACCGCCTTCGATACCGCGACGCTGCGCCAGGTCCTTGCCCGGGAGCTGCCGGAGGCCATGGTGCCGGCGCGCATCGTCGAGCTCTCCTCCCTGCCCCGCACTCCCAACGGCAAGCTCGACCGCCGAGCGCTGGCGGAGCGCGCCGGCGAGACCGCTGCCCAGGAAGTCCCAGAGGCCGCCTCGGACCAGCCCTACGCACCGCCGGGCAACGACACGGAACGGGTCATCGCCGAGGTTTTCGAGCAGATCCTCGATCTCGAATCCGTCGGCGTGGACGACAACTTTTTCGACCTGGGGGGCAATTCGGTGCTCATCGTCGAGGCCAACAGCCGCCTGCGCACCGCCCTCGGCCGCCCCATCTCGGTGGTCAAGATGTTCCGCCATCCGACGGTGCGGTCGCTGGCGGGCTTCCTGG includes these proteins:
- a CDS encoding amino acid adenylation domain-containing protein, coding for MQDVSQRLDKLSPKQRKLFELMLLQKRRREAQKQRIPRREPAPSEPLSFAQQRLWFLDRLAPGNPYYNMPRAIRFRGALDPAALGRALDEIVRRHEALRTVFTTVDDEAVQQVREPFSLALPRLDLGGLDADAAQHTAEQVGAAAMRRPFDLETGPLLRCLLVVLGEREHVLFLSIHHIVSDGWSQMVLAREVAQLYQAMVEGQPSPLPELPIQYADFAVWQRGWLDEALLDAELDYWVRHLAGAPPLLELPADHPRPAVQSLAGAHRYFTLDARLSRRLHQLSEAENCSLYMTLAAAFRTLVMRLTGRTDLVLGSPIANRQRRELEDLIGFFVNMLVMRTDLSGDPTYREFLHRVEEVTLAGYENQDLPFERLVEALKPERDLSTTPVFQVMFNLLNFPHAPHQLPDLEIDPWQMGTGTSKYDLSLYFFGNAERLAGFFEYSTDLFDAATIERMLGYLETLLEAVVEDPDQRLSELPLMPSAERHQLLLEGQPPAAQLDTAGGLPGWFEAQARRTPEATALEAADAVWSYRRLAERVEELAHALHRHGVGPGTRVALLLDRRADLVATLLAVLRTGAAYVPVDPEYPRERIAFMIEDSRPLLALVEEQHRSLLSGDATPALSLEELLEESLSGAPENGSSPTLPPVDPDLTAYVIYTSGSTGRPKGVAVAHRPLLHFLHAMSRRPGLSSEDSLLAVTTLSFDIAGLELYLPLVCGARLVLAQAGEAADPVRLRQRLERSGITVMQATPVTWRLLVDAGWRGGPELRILCGGEALSRSLADQLLERGGEVWNLYGPTETTIWSSVEKIEAGTSVPLGRPLPGTRFFVADPHGRLAPLSVPGELLIGGAGMSRGYFRRPALTAQRFVPDPFSGESGARLYRTGDLVRPRPSGELTFHGRIDHQVKVHGFRIELGEIEAALERRPEIEAAVVMADRRGELGDRLVAYVVPAATAPATDQDQPADAEAGPALDVAALRRQLAEDLPEYMLPSVVMKLDAFPRTGSGKVDRNALPSPDASQVKAQGFEPPTTPLERHLEAHWCRVLGVSRVGRNERFFDLGGNSIQAAIVVNALQQELGEILHVTALFQAQTLRDLVAFLETHYPEGTRKLRLRLGESAAPLPAAPGQEEGVGPFDFLDLRRMVAEAHEARKTQETSEAEPKAKLPPAIFILSPPRSGSTLLRVMLAGHSRLFSPPELELLGYRTLGKRRNDLSGAHRFAREGLLRAVMELEDCDAEEAIRRLGELEDADRPVADAYAYLQERSGRTVVDKTSTYALDPTALARAEELFDGAYYIQLVRHPCATVRSYVDVRLEQFLRFDNPYTPRQQAELLWTVGQQNIRRFFAQLPPERHRTLRFEDLLADPAGVMRDLCRWLGLTPEEAMLEPYQGERMTDGLYAQSRMHGDPKFHQHDGIDARAAASGTDRYPLKSLAPVTRDLAAELGYPSEGDTEGLIPAAAGEVQLSFAQERLWLIHQIEPDSPAYHIPAAVSLRGELDEAALERALAALLRRHAVLRTAYGTREGRPRAMVLPNPNPRLRRLDLTEASSSDSPLPADRDGLIAELARREALELFDLESPPLLRATLLRLGADESLLLVTLHHIVADGWSLGVLVGDLAALYEAERLGAPSPLGALPVQFSDYAAWQRRRLEASEDKAREGEPSGLEKLLDYWRGELGHRELILELPTDHPRPLEPSAEGGEASLTVAPEVVQGLVQHGREHGATLFMVVAAALQTLLHRLSQQDEVAIGTAVANRPRAELEPLIGCFVNLLVLAQDTPGGRSFEELLAAVSQSVVGAFEHQELPFERLVEALDPQRDLGRHPLFQVLLLFQNAPVPRIELPGLVLSSVDVPAGTSPYDLIVTLAEQQGGLGGTLKYRRDLFDAATGERWARAFETLLGGLAKGFEPRLDTLPVLTAAERHQLVHGWNATDRPLAALEESVSRRFRRTCADRSEAPALVAGEESLSYGQLGRRVARLSRRLRQAGFDAGVGAGVGPEQPVAVCLPRSTELVVALLAVLDAGAPYLPLDPEYPRERLAFMLEDSGAGALITTAELAERLSGSSAAAPVVIDPLQEEPSTEDSASQEAPPEESWPELSWPELRGSAAETLAYLIYTSGSTGRPKGVMVPHRTLAGFLAAMDEVLGDEPKTWLAVTSVSFDISVLELLWTLSRGHRVVLAGAQELSGAQVLAAKAPGEPMRGSAHGQQARSQQARGQQNRGQQDRGRDLSLAYFASEATREAKRESPEDNDPYRLLLEGARFADRHGFRAVWTPERHFHAFGGPFPNPALTGALVAGVTERLEIRAGSVVLPLTSPVRVAEDWALLDNASRGRVGVAFASGWHANDFVLAPENFTQRKELVRQGIEQVRALWRGEAVALPNGLGETLAVRTYPRPLQPELPVWTTAAGNPETFALAGELGTGVLTHMLGQDLAALEEKIGVYREALARHHPGHPGHVAVMLHTFVADDLEPARQALRRYLRSSADLIGSLVPEGTPTEEEEREIEALLEAHVGRYLNGASLIGDQRRGREILEAMSAAGADEVACLLDFGVATDDALGALEPLDALRRDWQGENPPTVALPAFRPRTPEAVTESLAGLIRRHRVTHLQCTPSLARMLALDPDSRPALAELDALLVGGEALPAELAQDLATVLMGRLLNMYGPTETTVWSSCHPVAGEGATVPIGQAVPIGQAVANTQIHLLDRSGGLVPVGTPGEVMIGGVGVVRGYHGRPALTAQRFLPDPYAAEPGARLYRTGDLARRRGDGVLLFQGRVDQQVKIRGHRIEPGEIEAHLEARPEVREAAVVATRGSTGDTRLMAYVVPTRRAALTPAVDAQRRRSLLAGRLEVRLPNGMVVTHLSDFQANNMYREIFETETYLQHGVTLDEGACVFDVGANVGLFTLFVHHASPGARVYSFEPMPDTHGALATNVALYDLDVVLFDQGVSDEPGEAEFTFYPHMPGMSSRFADPEEDKRETASLIQAWLREEASEGARSVLDQQQLTEYLDQQFESRRVRRSLITLTEVVQRYGVERIDLLKIDVERSEMHVMRGLDDELWPRVRQVVAEVHGDDLRDQCTDFLEAHGFEVAIDDHVVVEDDHPSPVRVYMIYARRPEDGGIQPSAPLAASTAAADTAADSADTAFDTATLRQVLARELPEAMVPARIVELSSLPRTPNGKLDRRALAERAGETAAQEVPEAASDQPYAPPGNDTERVIAEVFEQILDLESVGVDDNFFDLGGNSVLIVEANSRLRTALGRPISVVKMFRHPTVRSLAGFLANEEQDAPAVDESRARAQARLASLRRRSGGPPRRPNPEPSEGA